In the genome of Leguminivora glycinivorella isolate SPB_JAAS2020 chromosome 21, LegGlyc_1.1, whole genome shotgun sequence, one region contains:
- the LOC125237611 gene encoding DNA-directed RNA polymerases I, II, and III subunit RPABC5: MIIPVRCFTCGKVIGNKWEAYLGLLQAEYTEGDALDALGLKRYCCRRMLLGHVDLMRNFSIMRH, from the exons ATGATCATCCCAGTTCGGTGTTTCACGTGCGGAAAAGTCATTGGCAACAAATGGGAGGCCTACCTCGGGCTTCTGCAAGCCGAGTACACTGAGGG TGATGCCTTGGATGCCCTCGGTCTAAAGAGGTACTGCTGCCGTCGCATGTTGCTCGGACATGTGGACCTCATGAGAAACTTCTCAATTATGCGCCACTAG